The following proteins are co-located in the Myxococcus guangdongensis genome:
- a CDS encoding DUF7873 family protein, producing the protein MTKLNQIIAVEKGVKNRSQQELTQAHHDLQKPQLLNGISRTYQPRDEEGERFPPESTRVQVRTDDVLKKTKEILTRLFDVTATKDLTNCRAKADVSVDGRVLLKGVPATYLLFLEKQLVDLHTFVKKLPTLDPSESWVPDPAQGLWATESVQTAKTKKVPRNHVKAEATEKHPAQVEVYYEDIVVGYWKTVKYSGALPAVRVNELLERVEKLQQAVKFAREEANAVAAEEMKAGDVLLGYLFS; encoded by the coding sequence GTGACCAAGCTCAATCAGATCATCGCCGTCGAGAAGGGCGTCAAGAACCGCTCCCAGCAGGAGCTGACCCAGGCGCACCACGACTTGCAGAAGCCGCAGCTGCTCAACGGCATCTCCCGCACCTATCAGCCCCGGGACGAAGAGGGTGAGCGCTTCCCCCCCGAGTCCACGCGCGTGCAGGTGCGCACCGACGACGTGTTGAAGAAGACGAAGGAAATCCTCACCCGCCTCTTCGACGTCACCGCCACCAAGGACCTCACCAACTGTCGCGCGAAGGCCGACGTGAGCGTGGACGGCCGCGTCCTGCTCAAGGGCGTGCCCGCGACGTACCTGCTCTTCCTCGAGAAGCAGCTGGTGGACCTGCACACCTTCGTCAAGAAGCTGCCCACGTTGGACCCGTCGGAGTCCTGGGTTCCGGACCCGGCGCAGGGCCTGTGGGCCACCGAGTCCGTGCAGACGGCGAAGACGAAGAAGGTCCCCCGCAACCACGTGAAGGCCGAGGCCACCGAGAAGCACCCCGCCCAGGTGGAGGTCTATTACGAGGACATCGTCGTCGGTTACTGGAAGACGGTGAAGTACTCGGGCGCCCTGCCGGCCGTCCGGGTCAATGAGCTGTTGGAGCGCGTGGAGAAGCTCCAGCAAGCGGTCAAGTTCGCGCGCGAGGAAGCCAACGCCGTCGCGGCGGAGGAGATGAAGGCCGGGGATGTTCTCCTCGGCTACCTCTTCAGCTAG
- a CDS encoding enoyl-CoA hydratase/isomerase family protein, translated as MNVLLEVEDGVATLTMNDAARRNAMTPELGIALRERVEALRGRDDVRAVLLTGAGGTFSAGGDLQMLERLRQLPFEEARLFMLEFYSRYLCLLDLPVPTVAAVEGAAIGAGLCVALACDLVIASEDAKLALNFVQLGLHPGMGATFLVPLRAGPQRAAELLLTGRRFDGREAARLGLALEATPADQTRPRALALARTIASNAPLATRGLKQRLGLDRAALRRALEEEARLQAESYGSADLGEGLAAAAARRPPVFHGR; from the coding sequence ATGAACGTACTGCTGGAGGTGGAGGATGGCGTCGCCACCCTCACGATGAACGATGCGGCCCGCCGCAACGCGATGACCCCCGAACTGGGAATCGCGCTGCGCGAGCGCGTCGAGGCGCTGCGGGGACGCGACGACGTGCGCGCCGTGCTCCTCACCGGCGCGGGCGGGACGTTCTCCGCCGGCGGGGACCTCCAGATGCTGGAGCGCCTGCGCCAGCTGCCCTTCGAGGAGGCCCGCCTCTTCATGCTCGAGTTCTACTCGCGCTACCTCTGCCTCCTCGACCTGCCCGTGCCCACCGTCGCCGCCGTCGAGGGCGCCGCCATCGGCGCGGGCCTGTGCGTGGCCCTCGCGTGCGACCTGGTCATCGCCTCCGAGGACGCGAAGCTCGCGCTCAACTTCGTGCAGCTCGGCCTGCACCCCGGCATGGGCGCCACCTTCCTCGTCCCGCTGCGAGCAGGTCCCCAGCGCGCCGCGGAGCTGCTGCTCACCGGACGCCGCTTCGATGGCCGCGAGGCCGCCCGGCTCGGCCTCGCCCTGGAGGCCACGCCCGCGGACCAGACGCGCCCCCGCGCCCTGGCGCTCGCCCGCACCATCGCGTCCAACGCGCCGCTCGCGACCCGAGGGCTCAAGCAACGGCTCGGCCTGGACCGCGCGGCCCTGCGCCGTGCGTTGGAGGAAGAGGCCCGGCTCCAGGCGGAGAGCTACGGCAGCGCCGACCTGGGCGAGGGGCTCGCGGCCGCCGCGGCCCGCAGGCCCCCTGTGTTCCACGGGCGCTAG
- a CDS encoding methyl-accepting chemotaxis protein, translated as MGCALFVALLHAPTASAAAEAGAPVQLKEGWRYRWGDSPPGTDGIPLWAQTANVADDWRAVEANKPPPGRGTNTFLWLSIPLPEGPWAEPAVMLGEVTNAVEAYANGQRVYVSGKLNTSGAELSDNMAWHLVPVPRSALGGHLLLRVQSSNPNIGVAQGAQVGSRHQLLALVTRDGQAPFVMGMLLLSVALGSGGAFLMHWRRRMLAGLAVFSASGGFVLLGLSGMPNALWDAPITATRFTVLGIFLLVSGLIEFVSDAILDNQRRWFRLGAMGYTALCAVAALTVFVDLGTAQRILVPFLPFSFTILLVCFIVAAMEAWRGNPDARIFMGGLGGLVLFLALTVLPVIGVLSVSFGNVSHWGYLALTLSLLGIVARRSIEVVRSLEAHTRQLEERQAEVRNLAERMGTGAGELATVVQQLRSTSDQQTEGVSRQAAALQEAEQTVKEIRRSSQMTAEKASSLAASAEGAEQVGREGSAALERTLGDLAAIRNEVSEMARRILALDERTREVSGIVDSVKDLADQSNMLAINAAIEAARSGESGRGFGVVAREMRGLADQSIRATHRIREVLNGVSASMREAAQFSEKGDERVRQSLDAVRTSSAQFQELAVLIGDSSASMRQITAAVSAQDAGTQQMALAIQELSGQMQRTLKTVQETQEATRSVQSLAESMSGLATQSLRTESATHVTAHR; from the coding sequence ATGGGCTGCGCGTTGTTCGTGGCGCTCCTGCACGCGCCGACAGCGAGCGCCGCCGCGGAGGCAGGCGCTCCCGTCCAGTTGAAGGAAGGCTGGCGCTATCGCTGGGGAGACTCTCCTCCCGGAACGGATGGCATTCCGTTGTGGGCCCAGACGGCCAACGTCGCCGATGACTGGCGCGCGGTGGAGGCGAACAAGCCGCCACCGGGACGCGGCACCAACACGTTCCTGTGGCTGAGCATCCCCTTGCCGGAAGGCCCGTGGGCGGAGCCCGCGGTGATGCTCGGCGAGGTGACCAACGCCGTGGAGGCGTACGCCAACGGCCAACGCGTCTACGTCAGCGGCAAGCTGAACACGTCGGGCGCGGAGCTGTCCGACAACATGGCCTGGCACCTGGTGCCGGTGCCTCGCTCGGCGCTGGGGGGACACCTGCTGCTGCGCGTGCAGTCGAGCAACCCGAACATCGGCGTGGCGCAGGGCGCGCAGGTGGGCTCACGCCACCAGCTGCTCGCGTTGGTGACGCGCGACGGCCAGGCGCCGTTCGTCATGGGCATGCTGCTGTTGTCGGTGGCGCTGGGCTCGGGCGGTGCGTTCCTGATGCACTGGCGGCGGCGGATGCTCGCGGGCCTGGCGGTCTTCTCCGCCAGCGGCGGCTTCGTGCTGCTGGGCCTGAGCGGCATGCCCAACGCGCTCTGGGACGCGCCCATCACCGCCACGCGCTTCACGGTGCTGGGCATCTTCCTGCTCGTGTCCGGACTCATCGAGTTCGTGTCGGACGCCATCCTGGACAACCAGCGGAGGTGGTTCCGGCTGGGCGCCATGGGCTACACGGCGCTGTGCGCGGTAGCGGCGCTCACCGTCTTCGTCGACCTGGGGACGGCGCAGCGCATCCTGGTGCCCTTCCTGCCCTTCTCCTTCACCATCCTGCTGGTGTGCTTCATCGTGGCGGCGATGGAGGCGTGGCGCGGCAACCCCGACGCGCGCATCTTCATGGGCGGCCTGGGGGGCCTGGTGCTGTTCCTGGCGCTCACGGTGCTGCCGGTCATCGGCGTGTTGAGCGTGTCGTTCGGCAATGTGTCGCACTGGGGCTACCTGGCGCTGACGCTGTCGCTGCTGGGCATCGTCGCGCGGCGCTCCATCGAGGTGGTGCGCTCGTTGGAGGCCCACACCCGGCAGCTCGAGGAGCGGCAGGCGGAGGTCCGCAACCTCGCCGAGCGCATGGGCACGGGCGCCGGGGAGCTGGCCACCGTGGTGCAGCAGCTGCGCTCCACGAGCGATCAGCAGACCGAGGGTGTCAGCCGTCAGGCCGCGGCGCTGCAGGAGGCGGAGCAGACGGTGAAGGAGATCCGCCGCTCGTCGCAGATGACGGCGGAGAAGGCCAGCTCGCTGGCGGCGTCCGCCGAGGGCGCCGAGCAGGTGGGCCGCGAGGGCAGCGCCGCGCTGGAGCGCACGTTGGGAGACCTGGCCGCCATCCGCAACGAGGTGTCGGAGATGGCCCGGCGCATCCTCGCGCTCGACGAGCGCACGCGCGAGGTGTCCGGCATCGTCGACTCGGTGAAGGACCTGGCGGACCAGTCCAACATGCTCGCCATCAACGCGGCCATCGAGGCGGCGCGCAGCGGAGAGAGCGGCCGGGGCTTCGGCGTGGTGGCGCGCGAGATGCGCGGCCTCGCCGACCAGTCCATCCGCGCCACGCACCGCATCCGCGAGGTGCTCAACGGCGTGAGCGCGAGCATGCGCGAGGCGGCCCAGTTCAGCGAGAAGGGCGACGAGCGCGTGCGCCAGAGCCTGGACGCGGTGCGCACCTCCAGCGCGCAGTTCCAGGAGCTGGCGGTGCTGATTGGCGACTCCAGCGCCAGCATGCGGCAGATCACCGCCGCGGTGAGCGCGCAGGACGCGGGCACCCAGCAGATGGCCCTGGCCATCCAGGAGCTCTCCGGCCAGATGCAGCGCACGCTGAAGACGGTGCAGGAGACCCAGGAGGCCACGCGCTCCGTGCAGTCGCTGGCGGAGAGCATGTCGGGCCTGGCCACCCAGTCGCTCCGGACGGAGAGCGCCACGCACGTCACCGCGCATCGCTGA
- a CDS encoding APC family permease, with the protein MTKPTRARSSRKPAGWSWTDLLLGRPLTSAQASHEQVGVLAGVALLGLDALSSAAYGPEAALTVLRPLGSAGVGVLLPITLCIVGLLVVVASSYRQTIAAYPRGGGAYTVARENLGRRVGLLAASALLLDYLLNVAVGISAGVGAITSAFPALRPHTLGLALGLLGLLTLVNLRGAREAGALFLLPTVLFIGSLVALLAVGTFRAVAAGGAPVPVVAPPALPPASTGLGVWLLLRTFASGCTAMTGVEAVSNAVPVFRAPSVRLARVTLSLIILVLVVLLVGVAVLCRFYGVGATVPDGPGYQSVLSQLLAAVTGRGVFYYVAMTSILGVLALSANTSFAGFPRVCWLLAMDRYLPVAFVHRGRRLAYSRGILLLAVLAGALILASGAVTDRLIPLFAIGALLAFTLSQAGMVVYWTRHPSEGWRWRRALNGLGAAMTGLALAIVCVAKFTHGGWAAVVLIPLGVLLFSRVHAAYLRMRRETGLSRPLRLDTRESLVAVVPVSRWSHASETALRFALGLCQDVRAVHVCTDDDDVVPGTLSREWARFVEEPAVRARLRPPRLEQLPSPYRGLVQPLLDYVDGLLAEDAHRTVAVVLPELLERQWYRAVMYGRRAELLRSTLLLSGARRVVVISVPWYLRSDLESRGHAPLEPGAPSAPH; encoded by the coding sequence ATGACGAAGCCGACGCGGGCGAGGAGCTCCCGGAAGCCAGCCGGGTGGAGCTGGACGGACCTGTTGCTCGGCCGTCCGCTCACCAGCGCCCAGGCCTCCCACGAGCAGGTGGGCGTGCTCGCGGGCGTGGCGCTCCTCGGGTTGGATGCGCTGTCCTCCGCGGCCTATGGCCCCGAGGCCGCGCTCACCGTGCTGCGTCCCTTGGGCAGCGCGGGCGTGGGGGTGCTGCTGCCCATCACCCTGTGCATCGTGGGGCTGCTGGTGGTGGTGGCCTCCTCCTATCGGCAGACCATCGCCGCCTATCCGCGCGGCGGCGGGGCCTACACCGTGGCGCGCGAGAACCTGGGGCGGCGCGTGGGGCTGCTCGCCGCGTCCGCGTTGCTGTTGGACTACCTGCTCAACGTGGCGGTGGGCATCTCCGCGGGCGTGGGGGCCATCACCTCCGCCTTCCCCGCGCTCCGCCCGCACACGCTCGGGCTCGCGCTGGGGCTGCTCGGCCTGCTCACCCTGGTCAACCTGCGCGGCGCCCGCGAGGCCGGCGCCCTGTTCCTGTTGCCCACCGTGCTGTTCATCGGCTCGCTCGTCGCGCTGCTCGCGGTGGGGACCTTCCGCGCGGTGGCGGCCGGAGGCGCGCCCGTGCCCGTGGTGGCGCCGCCCGCGCTGCCGCCGGCCTCCACGGGGCTGGGCGTGTGGCTCCTCCTGCGGACCTTCGCCAGCGGCTGCACGGCCATGACGGGCGTGGAGGCGGTGAGCAACGCGGTGCCGGTGTTCCGCGCGCCCTCGGTCCGCCTCGCGCGCGTCACGCTGTCGCTCATCATCCTGGTGCTCGTGGTGCTGCTGGTGGGCGTGGCCGTGCTGTGCCGGTTCTATGGCGTGGGGGCGACGGTGCCGGATGGCCCCGGCTACCAGAGCGTGTTGTCGCAGCTGCTGGCGGCGGTGACGGGGCGGGGCGTCTTCTACTACGTGGCCATGACGTCCATCCTCGGGGTGCTCGCGCTCTCCGCCAACACCAGCTTCGCGGGCTTCCCGCGCGTGTGCTGGCTCCTGGCGATGGACCGCTACCTGCCGGTGGCCTTCGTGCACCGCGGCCGGCGGCTGGCGTACTCGCGGGGCATCCTGCTGCTGGCGGTGCTCGCGGGCGCCCTCATCCTCGCCTCGGGCGCCGTCACGGACCGGCTCATCCCGCTGTTCGCCATCGGCGCGCTGCTGGCCTTCACGCTCTCCCAGGCGGGGATGGTGGTGTATTGGACGCGCCACCCGTCGGAGGGGTGGCGATGGCGCCGGGCGCTCAATGGTCTGGGCGCGGCGATGACGGGCCTGGCGCTGGCCATCGTCTGCGTCGCCAAGTTCACGCATGGGGGCTGGGCCGCCGTCGTGCTCATCCCGCTGGGCGTGCTCCTGTTCAGTCGCGTCCACGCCGCCTACCTGCGCATGCGCCGGGAGACGGGCCTGTCGCGCCCGCTGCGCCTGGACACGCGCGAGAGCCTGGTGGCGGTGGTGCCGGTGAGCCGCTGGTCCCACGCATCGGAGACGGCGCTGCGCTTCGCGCTGGGGTTGTGCCAGGACGTCCGCGCGGTGCACGTGTGCACGGACGACGATGATGTCGTGCCCGGGACGCTGTCGCGCGAGTGGGCCCGCTTCGTCGAGGAGCCCGCGGTGCGGGCCCGACTGCGCCCACCCCGGCTGGAGCAGCTGCCCTCGCCGTACCGAGGCCTGGTGCAGCCGCTGCTCGACTACGTGGACGGGCTCCTGGCCGAGGACGCGCACCGCACCGTGGCCGTCGTCCTGCCGGAGCTGCTCGAGCGCCAGTGGTATCGCGCCGTCATGTATGGCCGCCGCGCGGAGCTGCTGCGCAGCACGCTGCTGTTGTCCGGGGCCCGGCGCGTCGTCGTCATCAGCGTGCCGTGGTACCTGCGCTCGGACCTGGAGTCCCGGGGACACGCCCCGCTGGAGCCCGGCGCGCCGAGCGCTCCCCACTGA
- a CDS encoding YncE family protein: MNGAKLAAVNVYPTTLTFTFSATNIHPTLESILLSAMDPLLTSCTMTPAPPLTVPVGGNVTYTCEYTINDYDQCVALGLLDTNPNTPDFDATFTNVFSIGWDNGSAQDAVNVICANWSILSCDDSIYVSTASSSTGGLPMGPSKLYVFDPASASLSLQGESAVPYNGLAFNHVDGLLYAISSDGVGAADLVRVSANGSTTIVAPIATGAAESAAWASGAVLENGDYLGFEIDTNHLVRINTANGGTLADFVVGTPATFRVADFAVSPVNGLLYGFNSATQRVTVINPSTGTFQDYASQSLIDGAKSVGNSMVSAFFTATGQLFFYGSTNLNGNLANTFYSVDLSTGALTTISTGPATQFADGATCAFKDGGTPSPMLTRDHGFFGSSEVALKECLASGPVSLGNLGVVGTEEGALGVLWANPAIAQSGAVRTPMESLKARAARELLTATCNARFFGTPLPETKGLEAWMAPNAMLMQKALGTLEKHNRSGMRTAVPLSKKAWKLDPLKGQERAVEPQY; encoded by the coding sequence GTGAACGGCGCGAAGCTGGCGGCGGTCAATGTCTATCCGACGACGCTGACCTTCACCTTCAGCGCCACGAACATCCACCCGACGCTGGAGTCCATCCTGCTATCGGCGATGGACCCCCTGTTGACCTCGTGCACGATGACGCCGGCGCCGCCGCTGACGGTGCCCGTGGGTGGCAACGTCACCTATACCTGTGAGTACACCATCAACGACTATGACCAGTGCGTGGCGCTGGGACTCCTCGACACGAACCCCAACACGCCGGACTTCGACGCGACCTTCACCAACGTCTTCAGCATCGGTTGGGACAACGGCTCCGCCCAGGACGCCGTCAACGTCATCTGCGCGAACTGGAGCATCCTCTCCTGCGACGACAGCATCTACGTCTCCACGGCGTCGTCGTCCACGGGCGGGCTCCCGATGGGGCCCTCGAAGCTCTACGTCTTCGACCCCGCGAGCGCCTCGCTGTCGCTCCAGGGTGAGAGCGCCGTGCCGTACAACGGCCTCGCCTTCAACCACGTCGACGGGTTGCTGTATGCCATCTCCTCCGATGGCGTGGGCGCCGCGGACCTGGTCCGCGTGTCCGCCAATGGCTCCACGACCATCGTCGCGCCGATAGCGACGGGCGCCGCGGAGTCGGCGGCCTGGGCCTCGGGGGCCGTCCTGGAGAACGGGGACTATCTGGGGTTCGAGATCGACACCAACCACCTGGTCCGCATCAACACCGCGAACGGTGGGACGCTGGCGGACTTCGTCGTCGGTACCCCCGCGACGTTCCGGGTGGCGGACTTCGCCGTGAGCCCCGTCAACGGTCTGTTGTATGGCTTCAACAGCGCCACCCAGCGGGTGACGGTCATCAACCCGTCGACGGGGACCTTCCAGGACTACGCGTCCCAGTCGCTCATCGACGGCGCGAAGTCCGTGGGCAACTCCATGGTGTCCGCGTTCTTCACGGCGACGGGGCAGTTGTTCTTCTACGGCTCCACGAACCTCAATGGCAATCTGGCCAATACCTTCTACTCGGTGGACCTGTCGACGGGGGCGCTGACCACCATCTCCACGGGGCCAGCCACCCAGTTCGCCGATGGCGCGACGTGTGCCTTCAAGGACGGAGGCACGCCGTCGCCCATGCTCACGCGGGACCACGGCTTCTTCGGCTCCAGCGAGGTCGCGTTGAAGGAGTGTCTGGCCTCAGGCCCCGTCTCGCTGGGGAACCTGGGCGTGGTGGGCACGGAGGAGGGCGCGCTGGGGGTGCTCTGGGCGAACCCCGCGATCGCGCAGAGCGGCGCGGTCCGCACGCCGATGGAGTCGCTCAAGGCTCGCGCGGCGCGCGAGTTGCTGACGGCCACGTGCAACGCACGCTTCTTCGGCACGCCGCTGCCGGAGACGAAGGGGCTGGAGGCGTGGATGGCGCCCAACGCGATGCTGATGCAGAAGGCGCTGGGCACCCTGGAGAAGCACAACCGCTCCGGGATGCGGACGGCGGTGCCGTTGAGCAAGAAGGCCTGGAAGCTGGATCCGCTGAAGGGACAGGAGCGGGCCGTGGAGCCGCAGTACTGA
- a CDS encoding serine/threonine-protein kinase: MLGQRYQLRQRIGVGAMGIVYEAAPVDADDVVAIKVLQQHLMDDEAVLARFRREAHATARLIHPHLVQVKDFQCNEDEPPFMVMELLRGQTLRLVLKEQGPLPVARAATLALQTLSALDTAHKAGVIHRDIKPDNLFIVTGDQVKVLDFGVARLLHEDDAQSVGAEAGAWVGTPSFMPPEQVRCLPVDARGDVYALGACLFQMVTGKQPIDVADTVALFSAIIERVPPLASELRPDVPEDFARLIARALHKDPAERFATAEEMADALRPWAQVEKAPTLRLVERPPEPEPVPAPAAMGLYDEDDEVTQFDPAPLDSQVSAEPEPKPAPAPVPAPPVQRRSPWRDNLLVVGATLVGIVVGVALGL, from the coding sequence TTGCTGGGTCAGAGGTATCAGCTGCGTCAGCGAATCGGCGTGGGGGCCATGGGCATCGTCTACGAGGCGGCGCCGGTGGACGCGGACGACGTGGTGGCCATCAAGGTGCTCCAGCAGCACCTGATGGACGATGAAGCGGTGCTCGCGCGGTTCCGGCGGGAGGCACACGCCACCGCGCGGCTGATCCACCCTCACCTGGTCCAGGTGAAGGACTTCCAGTGCAACGAGGACGAGCCGCCCTTCATGGTGATGGAGCTGCTCCGGGGCCAGACGCTGCGGCTGGTGCTCAAGGAGCAGGGCCCCCTGCCCGTGGCGAGGGCCGCGACGCTGGCGCTCCAGACGCTGTCCGCGCTCGACACCGCGCACAAGGCGGGCGTCATCCACCGGGACATCAAGCCGGACAACCTCTTCATCGTCACCGGCGACCAGGTGAAGGTGCTGGACTTCGGCGTGGCCCGGCTGCTCCACGAGGATGACGCCCAATCGGTGGGCGCCGAGGCCGGCGCGTGGGTGGGCACGCCCTCCTTCATGCCCCCCGAGCAAGTTCGCTGCCTGCCGGTGGACGCGCGCGGGGACGTCTACGCGCTGGGCGCCTGCCTGTTCCAGATGGTGACAGGCAAGCAGCCCATCGACGTGGCGGACACCGTGGCGCTCTTCTCCGCCATCATCGAGCGGGTGCCGCCCCTGGCGTCGGAGCTGCGCCCCGACGTGCCGGAGGACTTCGCGCGCCTCATCGCCCGCGCCTTGCACAAGGACCCCGCCGAGCGCTTCGCGACGGCGGAGGAGATGGCGGACGCGCTGCGGCCCTGGGCCCAGGTGGAGAAGGCCCCCACGCTGCGGCTCGTGGAGCGCCCGCCCGAGCCCGAACCGGTGCCCGCGCCGGCGGCCATGGGTCTCTACGACGAGGATGACGAGGTCACGCAGTTCGACCCGGCGCCCCTGGACTCGCAGGTCAGCGCCGAGCCCGAGCCGAAGCCCGCCCCCGCCCCCGTCCCCGCGCCGCCCGTCCAGCGACGCTCCCCCTGGCGCGACAACCTCCTGGTCGTCGGCGCCACGCTCGTGGGAATCGTGGTGGGTGTGGCGCTCGGGCTCTAG
- a CDS encoding endonuclease: MARNEFEPSRSGLAGLSPSLMTKLGAVFVPVKPTVSNAATEGLKAGASAQAAPLVHTTSPNAAIKDNSTVTSTLNVPDDAKVESLKLDLDIAHTYRGDLTVKLTAPSGKSAVVSSRQGGSADDLKGSFDLSAFAGESTKGTWTLEVQDQAKGDTGTLKQWGLNIVPETKAPEPDPEPSDDPFDGLRDDALLRAVRESSSDKKVVSYNEARRLIFTSLDVNAAGNVECVYTGLETKGGKIPNNTVMNVEHTWPQSKGATGAAKSDLHHLFPTDSKANSRRSSFPFGEVVNVKWSHNGAKLGTDSKGNTVFEPPDSHKGNVARAMFYFSSTYNKPIPNDEEAALKAWNKLDAVDAAEIERNRRVSNIQGNSNAFIDNASLADRIKDF; the protein is encoded by the coding sequence GTGGCTCGCAACGAGTTCGAGCCCTCGCGCTCCGGACTCGCGGGCCTGTCTCCCTCCCTGATGACCAAGCTCGGCGCGGTCTTCGTCCCGGTGAAGCCCACCGTGTCGAACGCGGCCACCGAGGGCCTGAAGGCCGGCGCCAGCGCCCAGGCCGCCCCGCTGGTCCACACCACCAGCCCCAACGCGGCCATCAAGGACAACTCCACCGTCACCAGCACCCTGAACGTCCCCGACGACGCCAAGGTGGAGTCGCTCAAGCTCGACCTGGACATCGCCCACACGTACCGCGGCGATTTGACGGTGAAGCTGACGGCCCCCTCCGGCAAGAGCGCGGTGGTGTCCAGCCGCCAGGGTGGCTCCGCGGATGACCTCAAGGGCAGCTTCGACCTGAGCGCCTTCGCTGGCGAGTCCACGAAGGGGACCTGGACGCTGGAGGTGCAGGACCAGGCCAAGGGCGACACGGGCACGCTGAAGCAGTGGGGGCTGAACATCGTCCCGGAGACGAAGGCGCCCGAGCCGGACCCCGAGCCGTCGGATGATCCCTTCGACGGGCTGCGTGACGACGCGCTGCTGCGCGCCGTGCGCGAGTCGTCCTCCGACAAGAAGGTCGTCAGCTACAACGAGGCGCGCCGCCTCATCTTCACCAGCCTGGACGTGAACGCCGCGGGCAACGTGGAGTGCGTCTACACCGGCCTGGAGACCAAGGGCGGCAAGATTCCGAACAACACGGTGATGAACGTGGAGCACACCTGGCCCCAGTCCAAGGGCGCCACGGGCGCGGCCAAGAGCGACCTGCACCACCTGTTCCCCACCGACAGCAAGGCCAACTCCCGCCGCAGCAGCTTCCCCTTCGGCGAGGTGGTCAACGTCAAGTGGAGCCACAACGGCGCCAAGCTGGGCACGGACAGCAAGGGCAACACCGTCTTCGAGCCGCCCGACTCCCACAAGGGCAACGTGGCGCGCGCGATGTTCTACTTCTCCTCCACGTACAACAAGCCCATCCCCAACGACGAGGAAGCGGCCCTCAAGGCGTGGAACAAGCTGGACGCCGTGGACGCCGCGGAGATCGAGCGCAACCGCCGCGTCTCCAACATCCAGGGCAACAGCAACGCCTTCATCGACAACGCCAGCCTGGCGGACCGCATCAAGGACTTCTAG
- a CDS encoding DUF4833 domain-containing protein: MHRNVWLRTIVTAALALLPARALAEPSPHEPSAFFLSRSENRNQVHYAVRLDEACHPVGTKPVRVYWRMLERGEAEVEDLLGVEQPAYGLADSQQVELTPDGGRIRIRLKAFADRPIDLTTTQVQGGGCAVQAWTKFGAGTAQLLHIFVKTSWPFSIDFVRLDGVSADGRTQTELLRN; this comes from the coding sequence GTGCACCGCAACGTCTGGCTCAGGACCATCGTCACCGCCGCGCTGGCACTCCTCCCCGCGCGGGCCCTCGCGGAGCCGTCGCCCCACGAGCCGTCCGCCTTCTTCCTGTCCCGGAGTGAGAACCGCAACCAGGTCCACTACGCCGTGCGGCTCGACGAGGCCTGCCATCCGGTGGGCACCAAACCCGTGCGCGTCTACTGGCGCATGCTGGAGCGCGGCGAGGCGGAGGTGGAGGACCTGCTCGGCGTCGAGCAACCCGCCTACGGCCTGGCGGACTCGCAGCAGGTGGAGCTCACGCCCGACGGCGGCCGGATTCGCATCCGCTTGAAGGCCTTCGCGGATCGCCCCATCGACCTCACCACCACCCAGGTCCAAGGAGGCGGGTGCGCGGTGCAGGCCTGGACGAAGTTCGGCGCCGGCACCGCCCAGCTGCTCCACATCTTCGTGAAGACCTCCTGGCCCTTCTCCATCGACTTCGTCCGACTGGATGGCGTCAGCGCCGACGGCCGGACGCAGACCGAACTCCTGCGGAACTGA
- a CDS encoding DUF3185 family protein, with protein sequence MGIIRLVGVMLAVAGGVLLWTGLNARESLTERATQAFTGKYTEQTTLYLAGGGAALAGGLLLVAFGGGRGKRR encoded by the coding sequence GTGGGAATCATCCGGCTCGTGGGAGTGATGCTCGCCGTGGCGGGCGGCGTGTTGCTGTGGACGGGGCTCAATGCGCGGGAGTCGCTCACCGAGCGCGCCACGCAGGCCTTCACCGGCAAGTACACGGAGCAGACCACGCTGTACCTGGCGGGCGGCGGCGCCGCGCTCGCGGGAGGCCTCCTGCTGGTGGCGTTCGGCGGCGGTCGCGGCAAGCGTCGCTAG